In Erigeron canadensis isolate Cc75 chromosome 1, C_canadensis_v1, whole genome shotgun sequence, a single window of DNA contains:
- the LOC122585133 gene encoding transcription factor MYB83-like, whose product MRKPIDRSLSNDQNNSMIPSSGNNAMMMMKMRKGLWSPEEDEKLMNYMITNGQGCWSDIARNAGLQRCGKSCRLRWINYLRPDLKRGAFSPQEEELIIHLHSLLGNRWSQIASRLPGRTDNEIKNFWNSTVKKRLKKSTSNSSSSPNTSDHDSSSSEHRDIMGGGLMSMPDSSNIMAMCMDAARRSSSSSSLQAMNMNQIMMEQFPLTTIDDHHARNMPLMHASTQVGIDGNGISYHGCYEIFGGNLGLEDNTTFNMPPILDHHHHHNMPNNNNLDMKSEINLDHRNALTMTNNMNNINIMNQYCFNNISKHKIQAVATGFESSYWEGGDELKVEEWDFEELLREASSFPLLD is encoded by the exons aTGAGGAAACCGATAGACAGATCATTATCAAACGATCAAAATAATAGTATGATACCATCGAGTGGGAATAAtgcaatgatgatgatgaagatgagaaAAGGGTTGTGGTCACCTGAAGAGGATGAGAAACTGATGAATTATATGATTACTAATGGCCAAGGTTGTTGGAGTGACATTGCACGTAATGCCGGTTTGCAACGATGTGGTAAAAGCTGCCGGCTTCGATGGATAAATTACTTGAGGCCCGACCTTAAACGTGGTGCCTTTTCACCTCAAGAAGAAGAACTTATTATTCATCTTCATTCCCTTCTTGGTAACAg GTGGTCCCAAATCGCATCACGATTGCCTGGTCGTACAGATAATGAAATCAAGAACTTTTGGAACTCAACTGTAAAAAAGAGGCTGAAAAAATCAACATCTAACTCATCCTCATCACCCAACACAAGTGATCATGATTCATCCTCTTCCGAGCATCGTGACATCATGGGCGGCGGCTTGATGTCCATGCCCGATTCTAGCAACATTATGGCTATGTGCATGGATGCAGCACGGCgatcatcatcgtcgtcgtccTTGCAAGCCATGAACATGAACCAAATAATGATGGAACAATTTCCCTTGACTACAATTGATGATCATCATGCACGAAACATGCCCCTCATGCATGCATCAACACAAGTTGGTATAGATGGTAATGGGATTAGTTACCATGGATGTTATGAGATCTTTGGTGGGAACTTAGGTTTAGAAGACAACACTACTTTCAATATGCCACCAATattagatcatcatcatcatcataacatGCCTAACAACAATAATCTAGACATGAAAAGCGAAATTAATCTCGACCATAGAAACGCCCTGACCATGACTAACAACATGAACAACATTAATATCATGAACCAATATTGTTTCAACAATATTAGCAAGCACAAGATACAAGCTGTAGCGACAGGGTTCGAGAGTAGTTATTGGGAGGGAGGAGATGAACTAAAAGTTGAAGAATGGGACTTTGAAGAACTCTTGAGAGAAGCTTCTTCATTCCCTTTActtgattaa